A single genomic interval of bacterium harbors:
- a CDS encoding phage holin family protein, translating to MPFFLRMGANAVAILLISYLLPRVVTVDGVMAALAAAFVLGLVNAVVRPLFVLLTLPITVVTLGAFLLVINGLLLWLVSSFVPGFHVNGFLGAVAGSILLSVVSWVLTWMVQ from the coding sequence ATGCCGTTCTTCCTCCGGATGGGCGCCAACGCCGTCGCGATCCTGCTGATCAGTTATCTGCTGCCGCGGGTCGTCACCGTCGACGGCGTGATGGCGGCGCTGGCCGCCGCTTTCGTGCTGGGGCTCGTGAACGCGGTCGTCCGCCCGCTCTTCGTGCTGCTGACCCTTCCCATCACGGTGGTGACGCTGGGAGCCTTCCTCCTCGTGATCAACGGGCTCCTCCTCTGGCTCGTCTCCTCCTTCGTCCCCGGGTTCCACGTGAACGGGTTCCTCGGGGCGGTGGCCGGCTCCATCCTCCTCTCCGTCGTTTCCTGGGTCCTCACGTGGATGGTCCAGTGA
- a CDS encoding MBL fold metallo-hydrolase has translation MSVTLTFLGGAREVTGSSILVQTARNRFLVDCGMFQGGGESDRKNARRMPVPPAAVDFVLCTHAHIDHSGLLPKLVRDGFRGPIHCTSATADLLGVMLPDAGHIQEREAEWQTRRRERGGRKGVPPLYTGADALAVLPALRPVHYGKTFDPGPGVSAVFLDAGHILGSAVAAVTVADGGRERKLVFSGDLGHQGLPIVRDPTPVPRADVLVIESTYGNRVHKGMEETVDEFVRAVDDTLHRKKGNVVIPSFAVGRAQDILYLLTDLTRKGRLSGITLYIDSPLAAEATRITMRHPECYDAETRELFAWRDAHPDALRIVLVRNTEESRALNSLRGGAILMAGSGMCDAGRIKHHLKHNLWRKECSVIIVGFQAQGTLGRRIVDGAKRVRIFGEEVAVAADVYTIGGLSAHADRHDLLAWAGKFQAPPGDVFVAHGEESVSLQFAETLKGKLGWNAQVPSPRQPLIL, from the coding sequence GTGAGCGTCACCCTGACGTTTCTCGGCGGCGCGCGGGAGGTCACCGGCTCCTCCATCCTCGTGCAGACGGCGCGCAACCGATTTCTCGTCGATTGCGGGATGTTCCAGGGGGGAGGGGAGAGCGACCGGAAAAACGCCCGCCGGATGCCGGTCCCTCCCGCGGCGGTCGACTTCGTCCTCTGCACCCACGCCCACATCGACCACTCCGGCCTGCTCCCGAAACTCGTGCGGGACGGGTTTCGCGGCCCCATCCACTGCACCTCCGCCACCGCCGACCTCCTGGGGGTGATGCTTCCCGACGCCGGGCACATCCAGGAGAGGGAGGCGGAGTGGCAAACCCGGAGACGGGAGCGGGGAGGGAGGAAGGGGGTCCCGCCGCTCTACACCGGGGCCGACGCGCTCGCCGTCCTCCCCGCGCTGCGCCCCGTTCACTACGGGAAAACGTTCGACCCGGGGCCGGGGGTTTCCGCCGTCTTCCTGGACGCGGGACACATCCTCGGATCGGCGGTCGCCGCCGTGACCGTCGCGGACGGGGGGAGGGAACGGAAACTGGTCTTCTCGGGCGATCTCGGCCACCAGGGGTTGCCGATCGTTCGCGACCCGACCCCCGTCCCGCGGGCCGACGTCCTCGTCATCGAATCGACGTACGGCAACCGGGTCCACAAGGGGATGGAGGAGACAGTGGACGAATTCGTCCGCGCCGTGGACGACACGCTTCACCGGAAGAAGGGGAACGTCGTCATCCCGTCGTTCGCGGTCGGACGGGCGCAGGACATCCTGTACCTCCTCACCGACCTGACCCGCAAGGGACGTCTGTCGGGGATCACGCTGTACATCGACTCCCCGCTGGCCGCGGAGGCCACGCGGATCACCATGCGCCACCCCGAGTGCTACGACGCCGAGACGCGGGAGCTCTTCGCCTGGCGGGACGCCCACCCGGACGCGCTGAGGATCGTCCTGGTCAGGAACACGGAGGAGTCCCGCGCGTTGAACTCCCTGCGCGGAGGGGCGATCCTGATGGCGGGGAGCGGGATGTGCGACGCGGGCAGGATCAAGCACCACCTGAAGCACAACTTGTGGCGGAAGGAGTGCAGCGTCATCATCGTCGGATTCCAGGCCCAGGGGACCCTGGGCCGGAGGATCGTCGACGGCGCGAAGCGGGTTCGAATCTTCGGGGAGGAGGTCGCCGTGGCGGCGGACGTGTACACGATCGGCGGCCTGTCGGCGCACGCCGACCGGCACGACCTCCTCGCATGGGCGGGCAAGTTCCAGGCGCCCCCCGGGGACGTCTTCGTCGCCCACGGCGAGGAGTCCGTCTCCCTCCAATTCGCAGAAACCCTGAAAGGGAAGCTCGGCTGGAACGCGCAGGTCCCCTCTCCCCGCCAGCCGTTGATCTTGTGA
- a CDS encoding ChaN family lipoprotein, with protein MRRSAWYIGVAGALLLVGCAGNRPAMTGSAEMPYPPSVPPKVEEILHLPTGLRLSVEGMMEMLSGARLVSVGETHDNLNDQRVALAVIRELHRRFPGKLAIGMEMFRAPQQGALDRWVKGELTELEFLKESKWYQSWGYDFSAYRDILRFARENRIDVIALNPSKEVQEAVRRTGVDNVPEALRPELPETGETDPWQREVLRGVFGGHAGHGGGEESFDSFLRVQLLWEETMAERVVDYLKSPRGEGKRMVTITGGWHVKYGFGLPKKVVRRLPMAYAIVLPEEISTPEQKEGRLMKVDLPEVPLLQGHFLWYVPFESIEGKRVRMGIGMEEKEGRLLVASVAPGSPAEKAGIAKGDELVAFDGKPVRESLDVYFLVGEKREGDTARVTVRRGGEEKTLPLTFFRMPKPKSH; from the coding sequence TTGCGACGGAGCGCGTGGTACATCGGGGTGGCGGGGGCGCTGCTCCTCGTGGGGTGCGCGGGGAACCGGCCCGCGATGACGGGGAGCGCGGAGATGCCGTACCCGCCTTCCGTACCGCCGAAGGTGGAGGAGATCCTCCATCTCCCCACGGGCCTGCGGCTTTCCGTCGAAGGGATGATGGAGATGCTCTCCGGCGCCCGCCTGGTGTCGGTGGGGGAGACGCACGACAACCTGAACGACCAGCGGGTCGCGCTGGCCGTCATCCGCGAGCTGCACCGCCGGTTCCCCGGCAAGCTCGCCATCGGAATGGAGATGTTCCGGGCCCCGCAACAGGGGGCGCTCGACCGCTGGGTGAAGGGGGAGCTCACGGAGCTCGAGTTCCTGAAGGAGTCGAAGTGGTACCAGTCGTGGGGGTACGACTTCTCCGCGTACCGGGATATCCTCCGCTTCGCGAGGGAAAACCGGATCGACGTGATCGCCCTGAACCCGTCGAAGGAGGTGCAGGAAGCGGTTCGCCGGACGGGGGTCGACAACGTTCCGGAGGCCCTCCGCCCGGAACTTCCCGAGACCGGCGAGACCGATCCGTGGCAGCGGGAAGTCCTGCGCGGCGTCTTCGGGGGGCATGCGGGGCACGGCGGCGGCGAAGAATCGTTCGACTCCTTCCTCCGCGTCCAGTTGCTCTGGGAAGAGACGATGGCGGAGCGGGTGGTCGACTACCTGAAAAGTCCCCGGGGCGAGGGGAAGCGGATGGTGACGATCACGGGCGGCTGGCACGTGAAGTACGGCTTCGGGCTGCCGAAGAAGGTGGTTCGCCGTCTTCCGATGGCGTACGCGATCGTGCTTCCCGAGGAGATCAGCACGCCGGAGCAGAAGGAGGGGCGGCTGATGAAGGTGGATCTGCCCGAGGTTCCGCTCCTCCAGGGTCACTTCCTCTGGTACGTCCCCTTCGAGAGCATCGAGGGGAAGCGCGTGCGGATGGGCATCGGGATGGAGGAGAAGGAGGGGCGTCTCCTCGTCGCATCCGTCGCGCCGGGGTCCCCGGCGGAGAAGGCCGGGATCGCGAAGGGGGACGAGCTCGTGGCCTTCGACGGGAAGCCCGTGCGGGAGAGCCTCGACGTGTATTTCCTGGTCGGGGAGAAGCGGGAGGGGGACACGGCGCGGGTCACCGTCCGGCGGGGCGGGGAGGAAAAGACGCTTCCGCTCACGTTCTTCCGGATGCCGAAGCCGAAATCGCACTGA
- a CDS encoding SCO family protein codes for MRFGVALIAFLFLFPLAALAADPQDAILQEIGVDEKLGVQVPPDLPFTDVSGKPVRLADYLGGGPVLLTLNYYTCPMLCPLTFRSLAATLRQVKGFSLERDYRVVTVSIDPDEIPEIARAKANETHAMLPELREADARWSFLYGSAGSIRRLTESVGYRYRKVGREFAHPAVTIVLSPGGTVTRYLHGVEIAPRDLKLALIEASEGKIGASSAGNALLMYCFRYDPVGKKYMLYARNIMKAVGAVTVVFLAGLLFVLRKRYGRTAGPRGKGE; via the coding sequence ATGCGTTTCGGCGTCGCGTTGATCGCCTTCCTGTTCCTTTTCCCCCTCGCCGCGCTCGCGGCCGACCCGCAGGATGCGATCCTGCAGGAGATCGGCGTGGACGAGAAGCTGGGGGTCCAGGTTCCCCCGGACCTTCCGTTCACCGACGTATCCGGGAAGCCGGTCCGGCTGGCCGATTACCTCGGCGGTGGCCCGGTCCTCCTCACCCTCAACTACTACACCTGCCCGATGCTCTGCCCCCTGACGTTCCGGAGCCTTGCCGCCACGTTGAGGCAGGTGAAGGGATTCTCCCTTGAGCGGGACTACCGCGTCGTCACCGTGAGCATCGATCCGGACGAGATCCCGGAGATCGCCCGGGCGAAGGCGAACGAGACGCACGCGATGCTGCCGGAGTTGCGGGAAGCGGACGCACGATGGTCGTTCCTGTACGGGAGCGCCGGATCGATACGCCGGCTGACGGAGAGCGTCGGGTACCGCTACAGGAAAGTCGGCCGGGAGTTCGCCCACCCGGCCGTGACGATCGTCCTTTCCCCCGGCGGCACGGTCACCCGGTACCTGCACGGGGTCGAGATCGCCCCCCGGGACCTGAAACTCGCACTGATCGAGGCCTCGGAAGGGAAGATCGGCGCATCTTCCGCGGGAAATGCGCTTCTAATGTACTGTTTCAGGTACGACCCGGTCGGCAAAAAGTACATGCTGTACGCCCGCAACATCATGAAGGCGGTGGGTGCGGTCACCGTGGTCTTCCTCGCGGGGCTTCTTTTCGTCCTGCGCAAGCGGTACGGGAGAACGGCGGGACCCCGGGGGAAAGGGGAGTGA